In Dermatophilus congolensis, a genomic segment contains:
- the bioB gene encoding biotin synthase BioB has product MFTNYADLADRCLAGEPLTREDALAILGSPEADLLDLVAAAGRLRRAYFGNTVKANYLVNLKSGLCPEDCNYCSQRLGSTAPIEKYSWLKPEQALEQAQHGIGAGATRVCLVSSGRGPSNRDVERVGDIVSRLKEENPNLEVCACLGFLKDGQAERLHECGVDAYNHNVNTAESRYDQVCSTHTYADRVDTVTKAKNAGLSACSGLIVGMGESDEQIVEALFALVELKSDSIPVNFLMPFEGTPFSQEWSLTPSRCLRVLALARFAAPTAELRIAGGREMHLRSLQPLALHVANSIFLGDYLTSEGQATQDDVAMIHDGGFVIVGSAEHAAQQCVDELSQVCPGSPSAEDARGGHVHATVRHRGAGTSLAPNA; this is encoded by the coding sequence GTGTTCACTAACTATGCAGATTTAGCTGACCGTTGCCTTGCTGGCGAACCGTTAACGCGTGAGGATGCCCTGGCGATTTTGGGTTCCCCTGAGGCGGACCTGTTGGATCTTGTGGCTGCGGCTGGGCGGCTCCGGCGGGCGTATTTCGGTAACACGGTGAAAGCGAACTACCTGGTTAATTTGAAGTCTGGGTTGTGCCCTGAGGATTGCAACTACTGCAGTCAGCGTCTGGGTTCGACCGCCCCGATTGAAAAATATTCGTGGTTGAAGCCGGAGCAGGCGTTGGAGCAGGCGCAGCACGGTATCGGCGCTGGGGCGACGCGGGTGTGTTTGGTTTCCAGTGGGCGTGGCCCAAGTAACCGGGATGTGGAGCGGGTCGGGGACATTGTTTCTCGATTGAAGGAGGAGAACCCGAACTTGGAGGTATGTGCCTGTTTGGGGTTTTTGAAGGATGGGCAGGCTGAGCGGCTGCATGAATGCGGCGTGGACGCCTATAACCACAACGTCAATACGGCTGAGTCTCGTTATGACCAGGTGTGCTCTACGCATACGTACGCCGATCGGGTGGATACGGTCACGAAGGCCAAGAATGCTGGTCTATCTGCGTGTTCGGGACTGATTGTGGGGATGGGTGAGAGCGATGAGCAGATCGTTGAGGCGTTGTTTGCACTGGTGGAGTTGAAGTCTGATTCGATTCCGGTGAATTTCTTGATGCCGTTTGAGGGAACGCCTTTTTCCCAGGAGTGGTCGTTGACGCCGTCGCGGTGTTTGCGAGTGTTGGCGCTGGCACGGTTCGCTGCTCCTACGGCGGAGTTGCGTATTGCTGGTGGTCGGGAGATGCATTTGCGGTCGTTGCAGCCGTTGGCGTTGCATGTCGCGAATTCGATTTTCTTGGGTGATTACCTCACGAGTGAGGGGCAAGCGACTCAGGATGATGTGGCGATGATCCACGATGGGGGTTTCGTGATTGTCGGCTCTGCTGAGCATGCTGCTCAGCAGTGTGTGGATGAGTTGTCGCAGGTATGTCCGGGCTCGCCTTCGGCTGAGGATGCTCGCGGTGGGCATGTGCACGCAACGGTGCGGCATCGCGGTGCGGGTACATCGTTGGCTCCGAATGCGTGA
- a CDS encoding cytochrome P450, whose product MTVTGAVGVSLGEVGCPMHAYLDAHVPGGGPGLGGFVRVSDPVLVREVLGRADDFGPENALTAMVPLCPEALRVLAGVGFALPPVLASASGAAHRLVRGVVAGFVSPRRVDGVVPRAEALADEALGGVREVVDSGAVVDLSVALTRRVAAPVFTKLTGMPMPESVSLRRWSQDSLELFWGFPDRERQVELAVSAAELFAWLRDAIEVRAGSWTVFDALREAGVDARRRASLAFFLVIGGQETTAMLGDIALYSALRSGGLWARLGGSDEVVAQAAAREHVRSLLATTSSVAAWRRQAVRDTTLAGRRIPAGTQLLVELSGHHVDVQAAVRGTGYGLAFGFGVHRCLGARLAEVEASLIVRRAAVALPDVVPVGPAARWWRLSSFQAPDAVRVGVSGVGL is encoded by the coding sequence GTGACTGTGACTGGTGCTGTTGGCGTCTCGTTGGGTGAGGTGGGGTGTCCGATGCATGCGTATTTGGATGCGCATGTGCCTGGTGGGGGGCCGGGGTTGGGTGGTTTTGTGCGGGTGAGTGATCCGGTGTTGGTGCGTGAGGTTTTGGGGCGGGCGGATGATTTTGGTCCAGAGAATGCGTTGACGGCGATGGTGCCGTTGTGTCCGGAGGCGTTGCGGGTATTGGCGGGGGTGGGGTTTGCGTTGCCTCCGGTGTTGGCTTCGGCTAGTGGTGCGGCGCATCGGTTGGTGCGTGGGGTGGTTGCTGGGTTTGTGTCTCCACGGCGGGTGGATGGGGTGGTGCCGCGGGCAGAGGCGTTGGCTGATGAGGCGTTGGGTGGAGTGCGTGAGGTGGTGGATTCGGGTGCGGTGGTGGATTTGAGTGTGGCGCTTACGCGTCGGGTGGCGGCGCCGGTGTTTACGAAGTTGACGGGGATGCCGATGCCTGAGTCGGTGTCGTTGCGGCGGTGGAGTCAGGATTCGTTGGAGTTGTTTTGGGGGTTTCCGGATCGGGAGCGTCAAGTTGAGTTGGCGGTGAGCGCGGCGGAGTTGTTTGCGTGGTTGCGGGATGCGATTGAGGTTCGCGCGGGGTCTTGGACGGTGTTTGATGCGTTGCGGGAGGCGGGGGTGGATGCGCGCCGTCGGGCGTCGTTGGCGTTTTTTCTTGTGATTGGTGGTCAGGAGACGACGGCGATGTTGGGTGATATTGCGTTGTATTCGGCGCTGCGTTCTGGTGGTTTATGGGCGAGGTTGGGGGGTTCTGATGAGGTGGTGGCGCAGGCTGCGGCTCGGGAGCATGTGCGCTCGTTGTTGGCGACGACGTCTTCGGTGGCTGCGTGGCGGCGACAGGCGGTGCGGGATACGACGCTTGCTGGCAGGCGTATCCCGGCTGGGACGCAGTTGTTGGTGGAGTTGAGTGGTCATCATGTGGATGTGCAGGCGGCGGTGCGGGGTACGGGGTACGGGTTGGCGTTTGGTTTTGGGGTGCATCGGTGTTTGGGTGCGCGGCTGGCTGAGGTGGAGGCGTCGTTGATTGTGCGGCGTGCTGCTGTGGCGTTGCCTGA
- the bioA gene encoding adenosylmethionine--8-amino-7-oxononanoate transaminase, with protein sequence MSRSVDGAGAALERAAGGVDVISRDRGLVWHPYAPLDGPAPYAVRAAQDTRLSVEAADGACFEAVDAMSSWWSAVHGYRNPALDDAVREQVGRFSHVMFGGLTHAPAVELAEQLRELAPGMAHVFFADSGSVSMEVALKLAVQYQAAQGRPQRGGFVALRGGYHGDTLGAMSVCDPVDGMHAAFPALLPRHVFLPRPPVARLVNASEVDGGLEGPCSAAGRVLVSDEAQVQAWVAQLEEVVAEHADHVAALVAEPVLQGAGGMYVWAPEALRAMRRVADEHGLLLLLDEIATGFGRTGQLFASQWAGVCPDVMCVGKALTGGYMTLAAVLCSAKVGEVITRSQFRALLHGPTFMANPLACAVAGASVGLVRERWGGQVAMLESELLRGLEAAWGLPSVVDVRVLGGVGVVELCEEVDVPAVTRAALEAGVWVRPFRRLVYTMPPYVASVQDVARVAAGIVSAVGAVYGVGSR encoded by the coding sequence GTGTCGCGTTCTGTTGACGGCGCTGGCGCTGCCCTGGAGCGGGCGGCTGGTGGTGTGGATGTGATCAGCCGAGATCGTGGCTTGGTGTGGCATCCGTATGCACCGTTGGATGGTCCTGCGCCGTACGCGGTGCGTGCGGCGCAGGACACACGGTTGTCGGTTGAGGCTGCCGATGGTGCCTGTTTTGAGGCTGTTGATGCGATGAGTTCGTGGTGGAGTGCGGTGCATGGGTATCGCAACCCTGCGTTGGATGATGCGGTGCGTGAGCAGGTGGGGCGGTTTTCGCATGTGATGTTTGGTGGTTTGACGCATGCGCCGGCGGTGGAGTTGGCGGAGCAGTTGCGGGAGTTGGCGCCGGGTATGGCGCATGTGTTTTTTGCGGATTCAGGGTCGGTATCGATGGAGGTGGCGTTGAAGCTAGCTGTGCAATATCAGGCTGCGCAGGGGCGCCCGCAGCGGGGTGGTTTTGTGGCGTTGCGGGGTGGGTATCACGGGGACACGTTGGGTGCGATGAGTGTGTGTGATCCGGTGGATGGGATGCATGCGGCTTTTCCGGCGTTGTTGCCTCGGCATGTGTTTTTGCCGCGTCCACCGGTGGCGCGGTTGGTGAATGCGAGTGAGGTTGATGGTGGGCTGGAGGGGCCGTGTTCGGCTGCGGGTCGGGTATTGGTCTCTGATGAGGCTCAGGTGCAGGCGTGGGTAGCTCAGCTTGAGGAGGTGGTGGCTGAGCATGCTGATCATGTAGCGGCGTTGGTGGCTGAGCCAGTGTTGCAGGGGGCTGGGGGCATGTATGTGTGGGCACCTGAGGCGTTGCGGGCGATGCGGCGGGTTGCTGATGAGCATGGGTTGTTGTTGCTGTTGGATGAGATTGCGACGGGGTTTGGGCGTACTGGGCAGCTGTTTGCTTCGCAGTGGGCGGGGGTGTGTCCGGATGTGATGTGTGTGGGTAAGGCGTTGACGGGTGGGTATATGACGCTGGCGGCGGTGCTGTGTTCGGCCAAGGTGGGTGAGGTGATTACGCGCTCGCAGTTTCGGGCATTGTTGCATGGGCCGACGTTTATGGCTAATCCGTTGGCGTGTGCGGTGGCTGGGGCGTCGGTGGGGTTGGTGCGGGAGCGGTGGGGTGGGCAGGTGGCGATGTTGGAGTCGGAGTTGTTGCGGGGTTTGGAGGCGGCGTGGGGGTTGCCGTCGGTGGTGGATGTGAGGGTGCTTGGTGGTGTGGGGGTGGTGGAGTTGTGTGAGGAGGTGGATGTGCCTGCGGTGACTCGGGCGGCGTTGGAGGCGGGTGTGTGGGTGCGTCCGTTCCGGCGGTTGGTGTACACGATGCCGCCGTATGTGGCTTCGGTTCAGGATGTGGCGCGGGTCGCTGCGGGGATTGTCTCGGCGGTGGGTGCGGTGTATGGGGTGGGGTCGCGGTGA
- a CDS encoding RecB family exonuclease: protein MPALSPSRASDFMQCPLLYRFRVIDKLPEPPTAAMARGTLVHDVLEHLFDVPAAERTQELAVSMVAPTWERMLQDRPELAGVVDAQDEVAVRGWHREATALLQRWFTLENPQWLEPAERELYVETDLDGLTLRGYVDRLDVAADGRMRVVDYKTGRSPGVGFESKALFQMKFYGLVLWRMRGQVPARLQLVYLGNGDIIRFDPVEQDLLGLARKVRALWDAITAAAEVGEFLPSKSKLCSWCHFQQVCPAWGGTAPAIPEGAIERALDPTAGTAASDSREAAQQGASCVS, encoded by the coding sequence ATGCCAGCGCTTTCTCCGTCCCGAGCTTCTGATTTCATGCAGTGTCCGTTGCTGTATCGCTTTCGTGTGATTGATAAGTTGCCTGAGCCTCCGACGGCTGCGATGGCGCGGGGCACGCTGGTGCATGACGTGTTGGAGCATCTTTTTGATGTGCCGGCGGCGGAGCGGACGCAGGAGTTGGCGGTGTCGATGGTGGCGCCGACGTGGGAGCGGATGCTGCAGGATCGTCCGGAGCTGGCTGGTGTGGTGGATGCGCAGGATGAGGTTGCGGTGCGGGGGTGGCATCGGGAGGCTACGGCGTTGTTGCAGCGATGGTTCACGTTGGAGAATCCGCAGTGGCTGGAGCCTGCCGAGCGTGAGTTGTATGTGGAGACGGATCTGGATGGGTTAACGCTGCGGGGGTATGTGGATCGGCTGGATGTGGCTGCTGATGGCCGGATGCGTGTGGTGGATTACAAGACGGGGCGTTCGCCTGGGGTGGGGTTTGAGAGTAAGGCGTTGTTCCAGATGAAGTTTTATGGCTTGGTGTTGTGGCGGATGCGGGGGCAGGTTCCGGCGCGGTTGCAGTTGGTGTATTTAGGGAATGGGGACATTATTCGTTTTGATCCGGTGGAGCAGGATTTGTTGGGGTTGGCGCGCAAGGTGCGTGCGTTGTGGGATGCGATTACTGCTGCGGCTGAGGTGGGTGAATTCTTGCCCTCGAAGAGCAAGTTGTGTTCGTGGTGTCATTTTCAGCAGGTATGTCCGGCCTGGGGTGGGACTGCTCCGGCTATTCCTGAGGGTGCGATTGAGCGGGCTTTGGATCCGACGGCGGGTACGGCTGCTTCGGATTCGCGGGAGGCTGCGCAGCAGGGGGCTTCGTGTGTGTCGTGA
- a CDS encoding TetR family transcriptional regulator has translation MTLTRDTIGQAALTLIQQAGLPSLSMKGLATHLGVAPGALYWHVDNKQELLALLADTILTSPPFTPTTPTPDTRTPATLANDLRTCLLAVRDGAEIVSFARALHPEGPTPITPITHAIRHHHPHAHHAEWTARTLVHFILGYVAEEQNRSELTRAGLTQPTPPTQPTEAAFTFGVEAILRGSLHSNPT, from the coding sequence GTGACGCTCACCCGCGACACCATCGGCCAAGCCGCCCTCACCCTCATCCAACAAGCAGGACTGCCATCCCTATCAATGAAAGGCCTAGCCACCCACCTCGGTGTTGCCCCAGGCGCCCTCTACTGGCACGTCGACAACAAACAAGAACTCCTCGCACTCCTGGCCGACACCATCCTCACCAGCCCCCCATTCACCCCCACCACACCCACCCCTGACACACGCACACCTGCCACCCTCGCCAACGACCTACGAACCTGCCTACTAGCAGTACGCGACGGAGCCGAAATCGTCTCCTTCGCCCGCGCCCTCCACCCAGAGGGCCCCACCCCCATCACCCCCATCACCCACGCCATCCGCCACCACCACCCCCACGCACACCACGCAGAATGGACCGCCCGCACACTCGTCCACTTCATCCTCGGATACGTCGCCGAAGAACAAAACCGCAGCGAACTCACCCGCGCAGGCCTCACCCAACCCACCCCACCAACTCAACCCACCGAGGCCGCATTCACCTTCGGAGTTGAGGCCATCCTGCGCGGATCACTACACAGCAACCCCACCTAA
- a CDS encoding 8-amino-7-oxononanoate synthase: MWDWVQGRRLARQRRGWVRAAGPAAVVRTDLSSNDYLGLSRDPRVCAAARDAVERFGAGARASRVVSGTSLAHVECEQAVGELVGQPSVLLFSSGYTANLGVVSALAGPGTLLVLDEHVHASVVDAARLGRAELVVTPHGDVGAVARVLRERKVRRALVVVESVYSVLGDAADVVGLAQVCDRYDALLVVDEAHGVGVLGQGRGGVVAAGLAGVGHVVVTGTCSKALGSQGGFVAGPEVLRDHVVNTARSFIFDTGLAPACAAAAAQAARIVAGSPELVAGLHVRADAVARICGVGRAPGAVQSVPVGDASVAVELAGRLAERGVGVGCFRPPSVPDGVSRLRLSVDGSVPLVQVQEAARVVREVVDGVGVGRGFSSSVVDGSSL; encoded by the coding sequence ATGTGGGATTGGGTTCAGGGGCGTCGTTTGGCTCGGCAGCGGCGTGGTTGGGTGCGTGCTGCGGGGCCTGCTGCGGTGGTGCGGACGGATTTGTCGAGTAATGACTATTTGGGGTTGTCGCGTGATCCTCGGGTGTGTGCGGCGGCGCGGGATGCGGTGGAGAGGTTTGGGGCCGGGGCGCGGGCTAGTCGAGTGGTTTCGGGTACGTCTTTGGCTCATGTGGAGTGTGAGCAGGCGGTGGGTGAGCTGGTGGGGCAGCCGTCGGTGTTGCTTTTTTCGTCGGGGTATACGGCGAATTTGGGGGTGGTGTCGGCGTTGGCGGGGCCGGGGACGTTGTTGGTGCTGGATGAGCATGTGCATGCGTCGGTGGTGGATGCGGCTCGGTTGGGTCGGGCTGAGCTGGTGGTGACGCCGCATGGTGATGTGGGGGCGGTGGCGCGGGTGTTGCGGGAGCGGAAGGTTCGGCGTGCGTTGGTTGTGGTGGAGTCGGTGTATTCGGTGTTGGGTGATGCGGCTGATGTGGTGGGGTTGGCGCAGGTGTGTGATCGGTATGACGCGTTGTTGGTGGTGGATGAGGCTCATGGTGTGGGTGTGTTGGGTCAGGGGCGGGGTGGGGTGGTTGCTGCGGGGTTGGCTGGGGTGGGGCATGTGGTGGTGACGGGAACGTGTTCGAAGGCGTTGGGGTCTCAGGGTGGTTTTGTGGCTGGTCCGGAGGTATTGCGGGATCACGTAGTGAACACGGCTAGGTCGTTCATTTTTGATACGGGGTTGGCGCCGGCGTGTGCTGCTGCGGCGGCGCAGGCGGCGCGGATTGTGGCGGGGTCGCCGGAATTGGTGGCGGGGTTGCATGTGCGTGCGGATGCGGTGGCGCGGATTTGTGGTGTGGGGCGGGCGCCGGGGGCGGTGCAGTCGGTGCCGGTGGGTGATGCGTCGGTGGCGGTGGAGTTGGCTGGGCGGTTGGCTGAGCGTGGTGTGGGGGTGGGGTGTTTTCGGCCTCCGAGTGTGCCTGATGGGGTTTCGCGGTTGCGGTTGAGTGTGGATGGCAGTGTTCCGTTGGTGCAGGTGCAGGAGGCTGCGCGGGTGGTGCGTGAGGTTGTGGATGGGGTGGGTGTCGGGCGGGGTTTTTCGTCGTCGGTTGTGGATGGGAGTTCGCTGTGA